A window from Thermoanaerobaculia bacterium encodes these proteins:
- a CDS encoding transglutaminase-like domain-containing protein, whose translation MNRLSAAAAAAAFAATASAVAVPRAAAAPGGTAVYFARGRDASLFDQFDVDGYSLQAFPERSGVRLVVKASGSRPASRAPRAAELAGPAPAPSAERDRVAGELAGGKRLQRDAVRAILDWIRTSIVYDPDRGLPQDPAAVFVSRRAYCVGFAELAVDLLRRAGIPAATVQGVLVTEASAPGYSPELSGVYHRWVQVFYPDTGWTFEDPLATRGGIDARYVAFARRSWTRPGDLRLDVLSAEPR comes from the coding sequence GTGAACCGGCTTTCCGCGGCGGCCGCGGCGGCGGCCTTCGCGGCGACGGCCTCCGCGGTCGCCGTTCCGCGCGCGGCCGCGGCGCCGGGAGGCACGGCCGTGTATTTCGCGCGCGGGCGGGACGCGTCCCTCTTCGACCAGTTCGACGTCGACGGTTACTCGCTGCAGGCGTTTCCGGAACGCTCGGGGGTCCGGCTCGTCGTGAAGGCGTCCGGGTCGCGTCCGGCGAGCCGCGCGCCGCGCGCGGCGGAGCTCGCCGGACCGGCGCCCGCGCCTTCGGCCGAACGGGATCGGGTCGCCGGCGAGCTCGCGGGCGGGAAGCGGCTCCAGCGCGATGCGGTCCGCGCGATTCTCGACTGGATCCGGACGTCGATCGTCTACGACCCCGATCGCGGACTTCCGCAGGATCCCGCGGCCGTGTTCGTTTCGCGGCGGGCCTATTGCGTCGGCTTCGCCGAGCTCGCGGTGGACCTCCTGCGCCGCGCCGGAATCCCGGCCGCGACCGTGCAGGGCGTGCTCGTGACCGAGGCTTCCGCGCCGGGCTACTCGCCGGAGCTGTCGGGCGTGTACCACCGGTGGGTGCAGGTCTTCTATCCCGATACCGGCTGGACGTTCGAGGATCCGCTCGCGACCCGCGGCGGGATCGACGCCCGCTACGTCGCGTTCGCGCGGCGGTCGTGGACCCGCCCGGGGGACCTCCGGCTCGACGTCCTGTCGGCGGAGCCGCGATGA
- the cheB gene encoding chemotaxis-specific protein-glutamate methyltransferase CheB, translating into MIRVLVVDDSAFSRVTISRMIQRDPELKVVATATRGEEAIRLALAHRPDVVTLDLEMPGLDGFAVLRWLAANLPVPAIVVSSRQGRDDVFRALDLGAVDFVLKPQAHASLEYERLESVLIAKIRAIAEARPPRAAAPRRPVPPAAPIASGASALLVIGASTGGPAALTALFAALPPLACPVVVAQHMPAGFTGLFAERLTRVARFPVVEAHAGQALHPGRAYVAPGGAHLEIARDDGSWRARVEERAPRDLFSPSVDRLFRSAAAAAGAGALGVILTGMGSDGREGVVAIRASGGRTIAESEESAVVFGMPREAALSGAIDEVRPLGEIPAAILRLLRADPK; encoded by the coding sequence ATGATCCGGGTTCTCGTCGTCGACGACAGCGCGTTCTCGCGGGTGACGATCTCCCGGATGATCCAGCGGGATCCGGAATTGAAGGTCGTCGCGACGGCGACCCGGGGAGAAGAAGCGATCCGCCTCGCGCTCGCGCATCGCCCGGACGTCGTGACGCTCGACCTCGAGATGCCGGGACTCGACGGGTTCGCGGTTCTCCGCTGGCTCGCCGCGAACCTTCCCGTTCCGGCGATCGTCGTGTCCTCGCGGCAGGGGCGGGACGACGTCTTCCGGGCGCTCGATCTCGGCGCCGTCGACTTCGTCCTGAAGCCGCAGGCCCACGCGTCGCTCGAGTACGAACGGCTCGAATCGGTGCTGATCGCGAAGATCCGCGCGATCGCCGAGGCGCGTCCGCCCCGCGCCGCTGCGCCTCGTCGGCCGGTGCCTCCGGCCGCGCCGATCGCTTCCGGCGCTTCGGCGCTGCTGGTGATCGGAGCGTCGACCGGCGGGCCCGCGGCCCTGACGGCGCTGTTCGCCGCGCTTCCGCCGCTCGCCTGCCCGGTGGTCGTCGCCCAGCACATGCCGGCGGGCTTCACGGGACTGTTCGCGGAAAGGTTGACGCGGGTCGCCCGGTTCCCGGTCGTCGAGGCTCATGCGGGGCAGGCTCTTCACCCCGGCCGCGCCTACGTAGCTCCCGGAGGAGCGCACCTGGAGATCGCGCGCGACGACGGTTCGTGGAGGGCCCGCGTCGAGGAGCGGGCGCCGCGGGACCTCTTTTCGCCGTCGGTCGACCGCCTCTTCCGGAGCGCCGCCGCCGCCGCCGGCGCGGGCGCGCTCGGCGTCATCCTGACCGGAATGGGGAGCGACGGGCGCGAGGGCGTCGTCGCGATCCGCGCTTCGGGCGGCCGCACGATCGCCGAATCGGAGGAATCGGCGGTCGTGTTCGGAATGCCCCGCGAAGCGGCGCTGTCGGGAGCGATCGACGAGGTGCGGCCGCTGGGCGAAATTCCGGCGGCGATACTTCGCCTTCTCCGCGCGGATCCGAAGTAG
- the nusB gene encoding transcription antitermination factor NusB, which translates to MGSRRRARELALQMLFENDLTGAPPEEMFGHFQEWRHAADSTREYAKRLVVGTLEHRPEIDDLITRQADNWRIERMPAVDRNILRMALYEIRHEPETPAPVVIDEALEIAKRFSTPRSSQFINGILDGVLKSPAGAEEP; encoded by the coding sequence ATGGGCTCGCGCCGCCGCGCCCGGGAGCTCGCGCTCCAGATGCTCTTCGAGAACGACCTCACGGGTGCTCCTCCGGAGGAGATGTTCGGGCATTTCCAGGAATGGCGGCACGCCGCCGATTCGACGCGCGAATATGCGAAGCGGCTCGTCGTCGGAACTCTCGAGCACCGGCCGGAGATCGACGACCTGATCACGCGGCAGGCGGACAACTGGAGGATCGAGCGAATGCCGGCGGTCGACCGGAACATCCTGCGCATGGCGCTCTACGAGATCCGGCACGAGCCGGAAACTCCGGCGCCCGTCGTCATCGACGAGGCCCTCGAGATCGCGAAGCGGTTCTCCACGCCGCGGTCGTCCCAGTTCATCAACGGAATCCTCGACGGCGTGTTGAAGTCCCCCGCGGGCGCGGAGGAGCCGTGA
- a CDS encoding HEAT repeat domain-containing protein has product MADDELIAALRRDSRDESSDVRQKVARILMERSDPEALDILVELAGDPDWRVRKAAIEGLEANPTEGVVQALIPALHDQANAGRRNAAAEALRVFGVRALPYLLFELGRTADADGRIALATILGDIPAEESAAALVGLLASDDVNVASAAIVSLGKMRRPETIPALVRVLSGDNAWLHYHAIETLGRLRAVDALPAIVACDQNPALKKAVLEAAGAIGGFGAIDLLAARLATSPVPDFALLRALVALDDAPRPSLLARREREYLRRKFRENAPPGAAGAFALALKKTERRDRKADLLRALGWLGDPDSLPLLIAELSRDSAEAAEHGLEDFGEAAIPALTALLSPAADERKIELAIRLLGRHPSSAMVFPVLAVLEHDSPPVRRDAVELLGRIGDPRAIDYLVAHLGDGDAGVDAAAVEALESIPRAHPEAREPLRQRLGRAIGAADGLTRANALTLLAGLGGEDFRTRLLSASKDEDAVVRGRAVAIASREHDPATDAVLEHALADESAHVRQAAVQALCASGRVSRHRDAIFASLEDDDLWVRAAACRCLGALRGDEAARRLREIAARGEPPERIASLEALGGIGGVEAWEAISAALDDPDAEVRQAALAAAAESREPAAEREIERRTSDGDWRLRATALEAIGRRARYDRRPVLRRALLEDPDDLVARSALTALEAIAVETDVATVVEALSREAIAEELAAALLRFRRKFPGAVERAWREADPRRAAILSEVLRADAAP; this is encoded by the coding sequence ATGGCGGACGATGAGCTGATCGCGGCGCTGCGCCGCGACTCCCGCGACGAGAGTTCCGACGTGCGGCAGAAGGTCGCGCGGATCCTCATGGAGCGTTCCGATCCGGAAGCGCTGGACATCCTCGTGGAGCTCGCCGGAGACCCGGACTGGCGCGTGCGGAAAGCGGCGATCGAGGGCCTCGAGGCGAACCCGACGGAAGGCGTCGTGCAGGCGCTGATTCCCGCTCTGCACGACCAGGCCAATGCCGGGAGGCGAAACGCCGCCGCCGAGGCCCTGCGCGTCTTCGGCGTGCGCGCGCTCCCGTACCTCCTCTTCGAGCTCGGCCGGACCGCCGACGCCGACGGCCGGATCGCGCTCGCGACGATCCTCGGCGACATTCCGGCCGAGGAGAGCGCGGCGGCGCTCGTCGGCCTGCTCGCTTCCGACGACGTCAACGTGGCATCCGCCGCGATCGTTTCCCTCGGCAAGATGCGGCGTCCGGAGACGATCCCCGCCCTGGTCCGCGTCCTCTCCGGCGACAACGCGTGGCTGCACTACCATGCGATCGAGACTCTCGGGCGGCTGCGGGCCGTCGACGCGCTCCCGGCGATCGTCGCGTGCGACCAGAATCCGGCCCTGAAGAAGGCGGTCCTGGAGGCGGCCGGCGCGATCGGCGGGTTCGGCGCCATCGACCTGCTCGCGGCGCGGCTCGCGACGTCTCCCGTTCCCGATTTCGCCCTGCTCCGGGCGCTCGTCGCCCTCGACGACGCTCCCCGTCCGTCGCTCCTCGCGCGGCGGGAGCGGGAATATCTCCGGCGCAAGTTCCGGGAGAACGCTCCGCCGGGCGCGGCCGGGGCGTTCGCGCTCGCCCTGAAGAAGACGGAGAGGCGGGACCGCAAGGCCGACCTGCTCCGGGCGCTCGGGTGGCTCGGCGATCCCGATTCGCTGCCTCTCCTCATCGCGGAGCTTTCGCGCGATTCCGCGGAGGCGGCCGAGCACGGTTTGGAGGACTTCGGGGAAGCGGCGATTCCCGCCTTGACCGCTCTCCTGTCCCCGGCCGCGGACGAGCGGAAAATAGAGCTCGCGATCCGGCTCCTCGGGCGCCATCCGTCGTCTGCGATGGTCTTTCCCGTTCTCGCGGTCCTGGAGCACGATTCTCCGCCGGTCCGCCGCGACGCGGTCGAGCTCCTCGGGCGGATCGGTGATCCGCGCGCGATCGACTATCTGGTCGCGCATCTCGGGGACGGGGACGCCGGCGTCGACGCCGCCGCGGTCGAGGCGCTCGAGTCGATCCCGCGGGCCCATCCGGAGGCGCGGGAGCCGCTCCGGCAGCGGCTCGGGCGCGCGATCGGGGCCGCCGACGGGCTGACCCGCGCGAACGCGCTCACCCTCCTCGCCGGGCTCGGCGGCGAGGACTTCCGGACCCGCCTGCTCTCCGCGAGCAAGGACGAGGACGCCGTCGTCCGCGGCCGCGCGGTCGCGATCGCCTCGCGGGAACACGATCCCGCGACCGATGCGGTCCTCGAGCACGCGCTCGCCGACGAGAGCGCCCACGTGCGCCAGGCGGCCGTCCAGGCGCTGTGCGCTTCGGGGCGCGTCTCCCGGCACCGCGACGCGATCTTCGCGTCGCTGGAGGACGACGATCTCTGGGTCCGCGCGGCCGCGTGTCGATGCCTCGGCGCGCTGCGGGGGGACGAGGCGGCGCGCCGCCTGCGCGAGATCGCCGCGCGCGGCGAGCCGCCCGAGCGCATCGCATCCCTCGAGGCACTCGGCGGGATCGGCGGGGTCGAGGCGTGGGAGGCGATATCGGCGGCCCTCGACGATCCCGACGCCGAGGTCCGGCAGGCGGCGCTCGCCGCCGCGGCGGAGTCGAGGGAGCCGGCTGCCGAGAGGGAGATCGAGCGGCGGACGTCCGACGGAGACTGGCGGCTCCGGGCGACGGCGCTCGAAGCGATCGGCCGGCGCGCCCGGTACGACCGGCGGCCGGTCCTCCGCCGCGCCCTGCTCGAGGACCCGGACGATCTGGTCGCCCGCTCGGCCCTGACGGCCCTGGAGGCGATCGCGGTCGAGACGGACGTGGCCACCGTCGTGGAGGCGCTCTCCCGGGAGGCGATCGCGGAGGAGCTCGCGGCCGCGCTCTTGCGTTTCCGCCGGAAGTTTCCGGGCGCGGTCGAACGCGCGTGGAGGGAAGCCGACCCGCGGCGCGCGGCGATCCTCTCCGAGGTGCTTCGGGCCGACGCGGCGCCGTGA
- a CDS encoding carbohydrate kinase family protein yields MTRRSVVVTGSVAYDYLMTFPGRFLEHFLPDRLHRISVSFLVDEMRRVRGGCAPNIAYGLAQFGDRPRIVASAGRDAADYRDWLAGQGIDVSALRIHDDVFTASFFVSTDRDQNQIASFYTGAMGRAGELPLFDGDGSPAWVIVSPNAPEAMVRYPRECRAAGVPFLYDPSQQVARLSGEELRDGLSGAAVLICNDYEFGIVAQKTGLSEDDLLAEVGALIVTHGPEGSTIRTADERREIPPARLRGEAVDPTGVGDAYRGALLAGMLRGFPWELSGRIASVAAVYCLEALGPQPPRFSPGEFLSRFRENFGEAEGIDALFSRAGH; encoded by the coding sequence TTGACGCGGCGCTCCGTCGTCGTCACCGGGAGCGTCGCGTACGACTACCTGATGACCTTCCCCGGCCGGTTCCTCGAGCACTTCCTCCCGGATCGCCTCCACCGGATCTCGGTCTCTTTCCTCGTCGACGAGATGCGGCGGGTCCGCGGCGGGTGCGCTCCGAACATCGCCTACGGTCTCGCGCAGTTCGGGGACCGCCCGAGGATCGTGGCCTCGGCGGGCCGGGACGCCGCGGACTACCGGGACTGGCTCGCGGGGCAGGGGATCGACGTCTCGGCCCTGCGGATCCACGACGACGTCTTCACCGCCTCGTTCTTCGTTTCGACCGACCGCGACCAGAACCAGATCGCCTCGTTCTACACGGGCGCGATGGGGCGGGCGGGGGAGCTCCCGCTCTTCGACGGGGACGGTTCGCCGGCCTGGGTGATCGTCTCGCCGAACGCTCCCGAGGCCATGGTCCGCTATCCGCGGGAGTGCCGCGCGGCGGGCGTCCCGTTCCTCTACGACCCCTCGCAGCAGGTCGCCCGGCTCTCGGGGGAGGAACTGCGGGACGGCCTTTCGGGGGCGGCGGTCCTGATCTGCAACGACTACGAGTTCGGGATCGTGGCGCAGAAGACCGGCCTCTCGGAGGACGATCTCCTGGCCGAGGTCGGGGCGCTGATCGTCACGCACGGGCCGGAAGGCTCCACGATCCGCACGGCGGACGAGCGACGCGAGATCCCGCCCGCGCGTCTTCGCGGGGAGGCCGTGGACCCGACCGGAGTCGGCGACGCGTATCGCGGGGCCCTTCTGGCGGGGATGCTCCGCGGTTTCCCCTGGGAGCTCTCCGGCCGGATCGCCTCGGTCGCCGCCGTCTACTGCCTGGAGGCGCTGGGTCCCCAGCCGCCGCGCTTCTCGCCCGGCGAGTTCCTTTCGCGTTTCCGGGAGAATTTCGGAGAAGCGGAAGGGATCGACGCGCTCTTCTCCCGCGCCGGACATTGA
- the ribH gene encoding 6,7-dimethyl-8-ribityllumazine synthase: MPDPEPLDAKGLSFAVVAARWNADVTDRLLDGALSALREAGAREVAVVRVPGSFELVSACRWEVRRSRSAVVSLGCLIRGDTPHFDVLSRSVASALAHLNAAQDVPIAFGVLTCDDRAQALARAGGKEGNAGREAARAAIAMARLRRNGRSAARPRAGAR, from the coding sequence TTGCCAGACCCCGAACCCCTCGACGCGAAGGGCCTGAGCTTCGCGGTCGTCGCCGCGCGCTGGAACGCCGACGTCACCGATCGCCTCCTCGACGGCGCGCTTTCCGCTCTCCGGGAGGCGGGAGCACGGGAGGTCGCCGTCGTCCGGGTTCCGGGATCCTTCGAGCTCGTCTCCGCCTGCCGGTGGGAAGTCCGCCGTTCGCGCTCCGCGGTGGTTTCCCTCGGGTGCCTGATCCGCGGCGACACGCCTCACTTCGACGTGCTCTCCCGGTCCGTCGCGTCTGCCCTCGCGCACCTCAACGCGGCGCAGGACGTCCCGATCGCGTTCGGCGTCCTCACCTGCGACGACCGCGCGCAGGCGCTCGCCCGGGCGGGCGGAAAAGAGGGCAACGCGGGGCGGGAGGCCGCTCGCGCCGCGATCGCGATGGCGCGACTTCGCCGGAACGGCCGGTCCGCCGCCCGGCCCCGGGCGGGAGCGCGCTGA
- a CDS encoding response regulator, with the protein MIKRILVVEDSDATRSLIVAALDDPDRREVFEASSGFEALRLLPRHIFDAIVTDVNMPDINGLELIGFLKSHPQYRTIPILVVSTEVAESDVRRALALGSQEYVRKPFTPEEITSAVERLLGAAPRSA; encoded by the coding sequence ATGATCAAGCGCATTCTGGTCGTCGAGGATTCCGACGCGACCCGATCGCTGATCGTGGCGGCGCTGGACGATCCGGACCGGCGCGAGGTGTTCGAGGCCTCCTCCGGGTTCGAGGCCCTCCGCCTCCTGCCGCGGCACATCTTCGACGCGATCGTGACCGACGTGAACATGCCCGACATCAACGGCCTCGAGCTGATCGGATTCCTGAAGAGCCATCCGCAGTACCGGACGATTCCGATCCTCGTGGTGTCCACCGAGGTGGCGGAATCGGACGTGCGGCGGGCGCTGGCGCTCGGATCCCAGGAGTACGTGCGCAAGCCGTTCACGCCCGAGGAAATCACCTCCGCCGTCGAGCGTCTCCTCGGGGCCGCGCCGCGTTCCGCATGA
- a CDS encoding protein-glutamate O-methyltransferase CheR yields MTANGHGPFPNDLYRVFADMIRARSGIDFTESNRFLLEARVRHRVEELRLDGPRAYLYRLRYGPGEEAEFDALIDRVTNPETYFFRESEQLAAFTEDLLPEWEAQGEAGPLRIWSAGCASGEEPYTIAMLLEEKGFFARHSVEIFGSDLSMASLARARAGIFRENAFRQTSPERRNRFFEEEAPGRLRLREEVRGRVAFGRVNLVEGARLAALPRFHVIFCRNVLIYLAEGAKRSVVTSLHDRLLPGGHLFLGRVESLVAFSTPFRLRHLSHDLAYRK; encoded by the coding sequence GTGACGGCCAACGGCCACGGGCCGTTCCCTAACGATCTCTATCGCGTCTTCGCGGACATGATCCGCGCCCGGAGCGGGATCGATTTCACGGAGTCGAATCGCTTTCTCCTGGAGGCGAGGGTTCGGCATCGCGTCGAGGAGCTGCGCCTCGACGGCCCCCGGGCCTACCTCTACCGCCTCCGCTACGGGCCGGGCGAGGAGGCGGAATTCGACGCGCTGATCGATCGGGTGACGAATCCGGAAACGTATTTCTTCCGCGAATCGGAACAGCTCGCCGCGTTCACCGAGGATCTCCTGCCGGAGTGGGAAGCCCAGGGGGAGGCGGGTCCGCTCCGCATCTGGAGCGCCGGGTGCGCGTCGGGAGAGGAGCCCTACACGATCGCGATGCTCCTCGAGGAGAAGGGCTTCTTCGCACGGCACTCCGTCGAGATCTTCGGGAGCGATCTTTCCATGGCGAGTCTGGCGCGCGCGCGGGCCGGAATCTTCCGGGAGAACGCGTTCCGGCAGACGTCTCCCGAACGGCGGAACCGGTTCTTCGAGGAAGAAGCGCCCGGCCGGCTGCGGCTGCGCGAGGAGGTCCGTGGCCGCGTCGCCTTCGGACGCGTCAACCTCGTCGAAGGCGCGCGGCTCGCGGCGCTGCCGCGGTTCCACGTGATCTTCTGCCGGAACGTCCTCATCTATCTGGCCGAAGGAGCGAAGCGGTCGGTCGTCACGTCCCTGCACGACCGCCTGCTCCCCGGAGGCCACCTGTTCCTCGGGCGCGTCGAGTCTCTCGTGGCGTTCTCCACGCCGTTCCGGCTCCGGCACCTGTCGCACGACCTCGCGTACCGCAAATGA
- a CDS encoding ATP-binding protein, translating to MKRDSIDFSAEAGERIETARSVLSLGRAPRIGEINELFRAVHSLKGLAGLKGFSRFAGALHEAESLLDAIRLSKIPWSPRIAEALERFLLRLEAAIAASARSGDDAGFSAGDALAPLAALRAESAAPARSPLSAAVDLPERTLSCLSEYEESRLRAHVASGTPIWTIDVAFPLDAFESALKALGARVNASGEWIATLPQVEGFSAERLAVQLLVALGEPPGGLPENARVRCISRLPEKAPVPREEPPRAAPVRTVRLEASRLDSLLAEVDEARARFRKLAEELFRVEQELPPARRVEAARVRGALDGSLERLARQAAAIRTVPISLLADRLSRAARRILDASGKKAAFRVVGGESEIDRSLAEDLADPLLHIVRNAVDHGIETPAERRAAGKPESGTVTLMARSRSSKLVLSIADDGRGIDTAAVVARARELGWVAPGAFPSEEEARAFLFRPGFSTAAAVSEISGRGVGLDLVAERVAARRGEIRVRSTPGRGTRFEIEIAIAQAVFDALVVMEGDRPYAFPLAAIARVDRAASGDGAVPLSRLLRGAEPAAGSHRISVFLPDASAISVSQVLRQEMLVVRPVETQDPPPYLIGASQGRGDEAVLVLDPKRVFRHAAGAAAAGGAA from the coding sequence ATGAAGCGCGATTCGATCGACTTCTCGGCCGAGGCGGGCGAGCGCATCGAGACCGCGCGCTCGGTGCTCTCGCTCGGTCGCGCCCCCCGGATCGGGGAGATCAACGAGCTGTTTCGCGCCGTTCACTCGCTGAAGGGTCTCGCCGGATTGAAGGGCTTCTCCCGTTTCGCGGGGGCGCTGCACGAGGCGGAGAGCCTCCTGGATGCGATCCGGCTCTCGAAGATTCCATGGTCTCCCCGGATCGCCGAGGCCCTCGAGCGGTTCCTCCTCCGTCTCGAAGCGGCGATCGCCGCCTCGGCGCGGTCGGGAGACGACGCGGGATTCTCCGCCGGAGACGCTCTGGCTCCGCTCGCCGCGCTCCGGGCGGAATCCGCCGCGCCGGCGCGTTCGCCGCTCTCGGCGGCCGTCGACCTTCCGGAGCGGACGCTCTCCTGCCTCTCCGAGTACGAGGAGAGCCGCCTCCGCGCGCACGTGGCGTCGGGCACCCCGATCTGGACGATCGACGTCGCGTTCCCTCTCGACGCGTTCGAGAGCGCGCTCAAGGCGCTGGGCGCCCGGGTGAACGCCTCCGGCGAGTGGATCGCGACCCTCCCGCAGGTGGAGGGGTTCTCCGCCGAGCGCCTCGCGGTCCAGCTCCTCGTCGCTCTCGGGGAGCCTCCCGGCGGCCTTCCGGAGAACGCCCGCGTTCGGTGCATTTCGCGCCTCCCGGAGAAGGCGCCCGTCCCGAGGGAGGAACCGCCCCGGGCGGCCCCGGTCCGGACGGTGCGGCTCGAAGCGTCTCGCCTGGACAGCCTCCTCGCGGAGGTGGACGAGGCGCGGGCGCGTTTCCGGAAGCTCGCGGAAGAGCTCTTCCGCGTCGAGCAGGAGCTTCCCCCCGCGCGCCGGGTCGAGGCGGCGCGGGTGCGCGGCGCGCTCGATGGATCTCTGGAGCGCCTCGCCCGCCAGGCGGCCGCGATCCGGACCGTGCCGATCTCGCTCCTCGCCGACCGGCTGAGCCGGGCCGCCCGGCGAATCCTCGACGCTTCGGGGAAGAAGGCGGCCTTCCGCGTCGTCGGCGGCGAGTCGGAGATCGACCGCTCGCTCGCGGAGGATCTCGCCGACCCGCTCCTCCACATCGTCCGAAATGCCGTCGATCACGGGATCGAAACGCCCGCCGAACGGCGCGCGGCCGGAAAGCCCGAGAGCGGGACGGTGACGCTCATGGCGCGATCTCGCAGTTCGAAGCTCGTTCTCTCGATCGCCGACGACGGCCGGGGAATCGACACTGCGGCGGTCGTCGCTCGCGCCCGCGAGCTCGGATGGGTCGCGCCGGGAGCGTTTCCCTCCGAGGAGGAAGCCCGCGCGTTCCTGTTCCGGCCGGGCTTCTCGACCGCGGCGGCGGTCTCCGAGATCTCGGGCCGCGGCGTGGGGCTCGATCTCGTCGCGGAGCGGGTCGCGGCGCGCCGCGGCGAGATCCGCGTGCGGTCGACCCCGGGACGGGGAACCCGCTTCGAGATCGAAATCGCGATCGCGCAGGCCGTGTTCGATGCGCTCGTCGTGATGGAGGGGGACCGCCCGTACGCCTTCCCGCTCGCCGCGATCGCGCGGGTGGACCGGGCCGCGTCCGGGGACGGCGCGGTCCCGCTGTCTCGACTGCTCCGGGGAGCCGAGCCGGCGGCCGGTTCGCACCGCATCAGCGTGTTCCTTCCGGACGCCTCGGCCATCTCGGTCTCCCAGGTGCTCCGCCAGGAGATGCTCGTCGTCCGTCCCGTCGAGACGCAGGATCCGCCGCCGTACCTGATCGGAGCTTCCCAGGGCCGCGGCGACGAGGCCGTCCTCGTCCTCGACCCGAAGCGGGTGTTCCGCCACGCGGCAGGGGCCGCGGCGGCCGGAGGGGCCGCGTGA